ATTTCAGAACATAATTTCTTGATTTCTAGGCTGAAAAATGATGCATAATTAAACAACTCAAAGCACTTAGATCACATAAGAACAGTATTATAACAAAACCCACAAAGGAAATCCAAGATTAAACCCaatccaaaaaataataattagagaAATGTGaataagaagaaagaaaagaaaagaaaagaaacctTTCTTAGCCTGAAGCAGATTCCTGCCTGTGGAATCATGGGATTGAAAAACAGAATCTGGATCCGAATCAGCAACAGCACAAAATCAAGTTCTAGAAAACAAAAAATCAAAGTCTAGTATGTGCGTACATGATAAATTCCTTAAAATACCTGAAATAGAACTGGAAGCAGAAGGAGGAGCAAAGGCAACAATCAacagaagaaagaagagaaataaAGAAAACCGATTCAGTGCCATCTTTGCTTATTTCATATACATATGAAAAGGAGAGATCTGCCCTCTGCAACTCGTCTTTCTTTTCTTGTAAAAGAAAGTTGAAAGCTTTAAGGATGAAATGCAAGGGTAGGAGGTGATGATGGAGAAGTGGGTGACAGCAAATAACGCCGAAGATACAGCTCACAGctgctctttttctttctcctcttgctGCGTCTCCTGTTTCTGCTTCTGctaatttattaatcaaatttcTCACCTATTCGGTCAATCATATCTCACTGTCACCCACGCGCCTAGAAACGCCGTTCCTGCTGTCTGCACTGTTATTACAAGAGTTGTTCACTTTGCAAGAAACTTCCAAATCAgttattaaacttttaattaaagtaattaattttgtgctaaattttatttttaattcatgaattttaaggtaattaataaattaatttttaaaattttacaattaaatatttaaatttttttataatccatcagtatttttattaatgagtaaattaaaataactcttttaaatatctaaaatatttttattgaaactTAAATCTCTACtaatataaatgaaatattttattttagataaattatattttaatttttaatttttaatgtaattaataaattaatttttatatttttaaaaattaaattcttaaatttatttatattcaatttGTTTTAACTAATTCTAATCaaacttataaaaatgtaatttttaaatttatgaaaatataatttttttaacatttttttaaaaaaattaaaagtcaaaagtgttaaaaattagctaaacataataatttaaaaaaaaatagtattttttcaaataataaattaaagtgtTTAATCTAGGGAAATGGATGAAATTCTAGTTTTTTAACATTTCTgagcaataaaaatattttacgcTTTTAATCGGTAGGAATGGATGAATTAGAATTTAGAGAAATTAATTAtggaataatttaaatatttaattttaaaaaaattaatatattaattatgttaatacTTATTACACACTATTAGTATttagttcaaatcgaaaaataaatcgaattaaattaatttaaaattttaatttaattttttattttttcgatctagtttgatttttattttaaaaaaattgaattattttagaacggttcatttttaataaaagaaaattgataaaatcgtaaatgaaaattgataaaatcgaatcaaactgataagtgataataatatattatttttaataatatggatattaaattataactaaaatttaaatattttaattaaattttaaaatattaaaaataaaatttaaaaaataaaaaaaatttattcaaaaataaaatcgattgaatcaaattaaattctttgattcaaattaatttttatttaaaatgagttcgatttttataacactgaaattttagtttattttattcaattcgattttaaatccaaCTGATCAAATATCCACCActaatattcataaaataaaatataatttattttttaaaaaaaagtctaaataaattcaatttaatttttttattaaataaaacttaaaatatttaagattaaataagtaataatctaataaatatttttaaattttaataataaaatattttttgaaatagaatgtatttttataatcttaaatatttaaaactatttattttttcttatgtttttatatttttaattttattttaattaaaatattaaatattatatttaaaattaaaaaaataaagctttattataaaaaatatattttattaagttataatttaattgagcataattttacaaaaaaaatagCACACTTCTTTCTGGAGAGATTTTAAActgaaatataaataatatatccgGTACAAACTTAACATTTTGAAGGTCTGAACTGGACCGAGTAATAAGGATTTGGCACCAAATGCTGGAGCACACCCTCACTATATTTTATCCAATAGATGAACCAATACCCTAAAACCGAACATCAAAAGTTCAGTAAAGTCTATGAAACCATGCAAGAAGGGTGGTCCGACCATTATAAAATAGAGAAATTATCAGCCCCAGGCCCAGCCcataagaaaaaaaagataagtGAGCATTAAAGCTCTGGTTTCGGACATTCCCGAATCCAAAAGCCTTTCTTCCTCGCGAAACAGAGGAAGCtctgatatttaaaaaaaaatatattcctCTTTTAAATCCAAATTTCCTTCCTCACAACTCAATCAACCCATAAACTTCTAAAATTCTCAGCTAGATCCTGATTAAACCTATATTCTActcaaaaattcaataatttctttCAGAGGTTCCAAATTGGATAGGTGagttttatcccttttattcaaatttttactatataatttattttctctacctGTTAATAGTACTTTTTGTGATTTGAGGATAAAAATGGGTTATGTTTTAGTTAGACCTAATCAATAGGattttgtatatgattttcataggttgatttaaataatatttacagtTTATTGAGTATTTCTGTTGAGTTTGGATATTTTTGGGAGATCTACCTATGCTGAAATACTGCCggaattttcttataaaaaatatatataaaaagatatttaaaatttcgtattttacgttttatatttttatcctaGAAGAATTATGTATTATGTGATATATtatgtttttttctttctaattcTAGGAGAGAATCCAGCTTTCAGGATAGGCAATAGGGTGCTCCTGCGACCTAGGTTATTCTATCTTCAGTACTGGTGAGTGGATAAACATATAACATTGAttcttttcttaaatatatgtatatgtgtatagttatattgtttatttaaaatgagaaaagataaagttaatttatatttcttgaataaatggaaattgaattcaaagcacagctgaataaatagccgattacaCTCTATATATACACCGAATGGATAACACCTTGATGacaggtgatttattttcagcataatatatattcataCTGTCTTTGAGAcgtatgtcaggtggtcaccctttgggggtAGCTCTGCACATGTATATGACTAGTATTTTATTTGCTCTTGGGCCAAAATTGTCATCATAGGGCCTAAGATGCCAGGCATTGCTATCAAGATATAGCAGGTTACATGTATTTCTATGTATAACTATCAGGGGAAGTTCTGTCAGTTTTTCGAGTCATATTCGTCTCTACAGTTTTGGGATTGGGTGTGACATAAGTTCTGAATGTCCAAGATGAATCCCGAACATGCAATTCAATAACCATTAAGACACTAAATTCTACTTCGAATTATATGTCCATAAGAACTCCTCGTTCaactttattaatataattctaaGGTAATGATAAACTCCTCATAGAATTTTAGTCCTAAAAAGATTAAATAACAAAGGCTATATAAATTACATTTCAATTACGCTAATTATCTATTTTGATCTTTGAATATAGATTCTTTTATATCTACTTTTGAGTATTCAGAAATCGCTTACAGCTAATTACctaatattcttttattttgtaaatctATATCCAACTATTATATCAATAGAAGAAATCAGAACATCATCAATAATGTTCATAATTTTATACAGCTGaagaaattcaattgaattttgatGAAAATTTCATAAATTTGCACTTTTTACTAATTTACTTTATGagtgaattataaaaatatttcaaaataatgTTATTATTTACAAGTTAATTCTATATTCTCAAAAGTTCAGGAAATCGTTTAAGTTTTGATGCCGTTGAACATTTTCATCCCCTAAGCAGTTAATACTTGTAAGACGAATAACTATCTTTATATAatagttttaatatattttagaaatagagaaataaaattattaataatgataaaatttatgaattaaataaacatttaaataCGCTTAATATATCTATAATATGAATGATAGGATTAAAgcgtttaaaaaaaattaaaatttagatatgttttaaagaattataaaaaaacataattcaagttatttatgaaaaattcataaatttttcaggattaaaataattaaataacataCCAATTTATCTTGTATAACTAGCCTATgtgtaattatatattttatacgaAATTCATAATCTAGAGGTTATGCATATAATTCACAGTCTAGAGATTATATGAAATTGCAGTGTATTTCACAAGAATTCAAGTATTTGGATATATTCAGATTACATGATCGATACTTTGAGATAGTAAAAAATAgcccaaattaaaaataaatattagaaaaattatgtTCTCACAACAAACTGTTTTGATAAAGTCTTTTGAGAGAGAAgagaaatttattttcttaaatgcAAAGTGTGCATTTTTTTCTAGTAGAGCGTGAGAAATCCTTTTTTGGTTAATGCTCGTCTTTGAGAGAAAAGGAGTAACTACCTACCAGTGGCTCTACTATCATGTAACTACTCaagatttgaaattaaatttttttaattaatataaaataaattaaaattagactattataaataaaatatagagtccgactttatttttttttgctcTATCTATCTTGGgcgtataattttttttatctcctACTCACATATGATAgagtataataatatatacactgcaattttcatacttaataaATAAACTGTGTGATCTGTGCATATTTCGAGAATTCAAATATTATATATCTGTCAGGGCAATATAACCACTCGATTGGCGAAATTTAGAGTAATTATAGTATGTAATACCCTAAATCATTTATCATATTGAATATCTATagtttcaattattttattttatgtctaTAATTATGTTTTATCTACAAATAAACATAATTGACCGATCAATGAATACAAAACTAATGTGATACTTCCGATATGATTTCCTCACATCTCGATACTCTCAACCTTAATTCAATTTGTTTTTATAGGAATATCTCGTCAGATCGCATCATTCATAATTATCTGACAATATTCTAAGGtaacaaatattaaattaagtctCAAGTAATAGATCAGAGTTCTAAGGGTATTAGTAAGattacttataatttttatagtcTCATATATTAGCAAATAGAGAATAGCGTTTATAATTCCATCATTGGTCACGAGTACATGTGATATGAATAACATACTACGATATCACTTCCTTTCATAATGGAGCATATATCtctatttaaaatatcattgtACAGATGGTAGTTTGAGTACACTTAATGATCAAATTATACTCAAAATTGAGTTCTCTAAACTGCTTATTTTAAACAGAACTCCATCTGGCTATTAAGACAGATAATGTGACTTATTCACATAAGATCaatgtattttaatataatgatcTCCCAAATATTGTTTACAATCTCTTTGAGATAATATCTCGTATTATAAGTTTTTGAGCTCTCAATTTCATCCGcagataaaataaaacttataatTGTCTTGTATTTTATTATCTCACTAGATAATAAAACCAATACTGTGTGAGGAGGTATTTATTATATGTTTGACATACTTCTTATAATTATATCCCtaatataaaatagtatttaTGAATTGTACGATTGTAATTAACAATTTAAATACATTAACTTAATATCTTATCATCTACGCTAATTTAATCACCTTACAAGACTATGCAAAATATCTTTTATATCCGTTTTTAATAGAAGACCTAAAATCATTTCATATGTAGAAAAAACTTTCATTTTATGTGCATCTATATCACTAGTACAGTAAACTATAACTTTTTACTTCTTAAGAAGATCTATTTTGAGATAGGTTTAGACTCATCTAAATCTCCTCTCCTTTCTGCATCCCTATAGTCTCCCACTTACCGACTATTTTCTTGATAACATcatgaataatttaatatacatCTAAAATATCTCTATATCCAATTCATGACATCTAGTGTACTCACTTAGGGTCATATTGATTTACTATACTTAGTATAAAACATATCACGTCTTATGCACTTCATAGCATACATCGAGCTTCTGGCCTCACTCTTAtatagaatatttttatttgaattttcccTTTGGAAAAATGAGACTTGTATGATATATTGTTCTTGGACATAGATAATAGTTTTTCTAATGATCCCTTTGAATCTTGACTCTAAGATTATATACAAATTTTTCATCCCTTTCATCTTAaaagatgataatttaattttagcgGTTGCGATATACTCACTATCATTTCTAACTATTAGTATGTTGTCTACATACAATAATAAGattactttttttattcttgGATCGGATTTCTGTGTGTGTAAGCTTGATCCTTTTAGGTGTACTCctttccttttattcttttcttcttaCTTGCCAATGGCGCCTAACGGCCTTTCTGCTACAGTGACGTCTGTCTCTGTTAAGCGAACCAGTACTATCAATTACCATACCTATGTCaggcgaccatttaatttttctcaaTACACATACGAATAGGGCTGCGAAAGGACGGAGCTTAGGCTCGCAGACGATCTGGCCTATCTTTCATGTTAGATCTTGGTTGAAAGCCACTGGGCAGGCCTGCCTAAAGACGTTCCGAACTCAATGTCTGATATGCTTTCGTGAGCCTCGATTCAGCCCAAAAATGATGCGAGACCCGACGATTATCAACATTCATAATAACCAAACAAATTAAGACTTGCACTTACTTTGCAAACTTACTCTAACTAAAAGAACTCTAAATTTTGTAatagttaaatatataaattttattttgaagcaTAAAACTTtttcaatttctatttaaataataaaaaaccttATTTCACtaatattattttactaatatGGCACttgttaaattaatatatatataataaaattaattaagtattatatgaaaatttttttttaaatgagtgtcacattaataaaatcaactataaatataatattataagttaatattttatgttatttagataaaattgagaattttatattataaattttttttaaaatattatattataaaattaaatatatatactttATTGTTAAAGAGTTTAAATTGATGTATGGTGTATATAAATCATCATATATATATGGAGACACCTTAGTGGCCAGGAGATAGTTTTCAAATCTTTCCTAATCCAATAACAACCAATACAAAATTGCCAACTCCGCTTCCAATATCTTTCTCCAATCATTCCCATCCTCACAAATCAAATATATCATGTTTTGGTGCTCGATCCTCTTCTCCTCTTCACAAACAACACCATCTCTCTCTTAATTTTCCTCTGAATCCACCGCCAATGGCAACCTCCACCTTGTTCCTCACACCCACGGTCCAAAAGCACCGCCACAACCTCTCCCCGTTTCAAGGCCTTAGACCCATCACCCAGGCCAAAACCTCCCTGCTCAAgttcaccaccaccaccaactCAAGGAGGAGCTTCGGCGTGAAAGCAGAGCTAAGCGCCCCACTAGTGATCAGCCTGAGCACAGGACTGTCTCTGTTCCTGGGAAGATTTGTGTTCTTCAACTTCCAGAGAGAGAACGTGGCAAAGCAAGGGTTGCCGGAGCAGAACGGAGTGACCCATTTTGAGGCCGGAGATGTGCGTGCCAAGGAGTATGTTAGCCTCTTGAAATCAAACGATCCGGTTGGGTTCAATATCGTTGATGTTCTTGCATGGGGCTCGATTGGCCACATCGTTGCTTACTATATCTTGGCCACCACCAGCAATGGCTATGATCCTAAGTTCTTCTAGTTTCCTTCCTACTTTGTATATTTTTCTTCATGTTCTGTTGAAGCTTCAAACCTTTCAATGGCTTCTTTATTATTCATTATGAATTAATTATTACttagttaaaaaaatagtcACTGAAATCAATCATCgagtatatttttattaatttgactcattttcatagaaaaattaatttttgaaaatgaaataattagaTTCTGTTTGGGTACATAAAtgggataaatttttttaaaggggAGGAGAGAATTGCATGTTTTAATACTTTATGATGAAGTAATTATATCCCcttgattaaatttaaaaatctgtAAAAAGTATGCCCTCTATCTCTTAACATCACTTAATCATTTCATCAAACAAGTGATATGCATCATAGAAATAACAAAATTTAATCCAGTATAACACAGCTTCAGAAGTTAAAGAAACAAGCATATGTTATTCATGTTGGCCCAAACTAAGATTAAGGAAATGAAGAGATTGAAACAGAAGAAAGCTCATCTTCGAAACTCAGATTCACCTGCTACTCATCATGAAGTATTGGCTGTACAAGGTGATTTTGCAAATCCAGTTGCTACATGGTTGTCCTCGAAATTACCTCCTATCAAATTGACCACGCTCAGATACTTTTGTCCATCTTTAAATCCACCAAAAACAAGTAAATTCCACAATTATTGCATCTATTATAGCCTAACCTGGTCAAATAGCTGTGAACATCTTTAGGACCCAAAGAGTTGCCATTATCACACATTCTGTCATACAGGATGTTCAAAAACTCGCTGATTTCTCCCGTGGCAGCAAGAAGATAATGCTTCCTAATATCTTGCCATTCTCCGAAGGAAGTGATTAGTTGAAGATCGGGAAGAGTTTGCTTGAGGTTTGGATCTGGGTGCCCATACGCAGTAAGAGATGTAAAATATCAAAGGACTACAAGGAAGATGGTAGAGGCAAAGGACGGATTGAATTGAACAATGTGAAAGACTAAGTTACAACATCATAGTGGTTTGTGTTGCATTAGCATATTGATAAGTTATTACCAAATGTGTAACagaaataaaattgaaagaataaataatctaatttctaaaatataaaaccaaatcattattgttattaaaatttaaagattaaacagtacatttctccttttttttctgcTTATTTTTACGTTCTTTGAAGgaaaattgttaaaaaattaaaaaaataattaaattttacaaaaagtGAAAAGCTTTCTCCCATTCCTTATAGGAATAGGATTATAAGGTCGGCTACttattaggccacgtctccgaGTCATAGCTTCCAACCTAAGCGTATCCAACTTCCTGTATATTAAGCCCCCACGTCTCCTATATCAAAGAGTGCTCTCCTAGTCTCTGTATATCATGGATTCTGCTACTTCATCAGACAAGAAGCTGCTACTGCTCTCCATGGATAACAGCTGCTCTTCTGTTTCTACTGAAGATTATTATGGTCAAGATCAAGAGCAAGAGCAAGTTCTACATCGTAGTCATCAAGAACATCCCTCTGAGGCTACAGCTATCAATCTCAAGGATTCTCTCATTGCAGGAAGTTGGTCCACTACTCGGAAGAGAACATTCAGTTTCGATTGctgttcttcc
The Manihot esculenta cultivar AM560-2 chromosome 1, M.esculenta_v8, whole genome shotgun sequence genome window above contains:
- the LOC110616326 gene encoding photosystem I reaction center subunit V, chloroplastic is translated as MATSTLFLTPTVQKHRHNLSPFQGLRPITQAKTSLLKFTTTTNSRRSFGVKAELSAPLVISLSTGLSLFLGRFVFFNFQRENVAKQGLPEQNGVTHFEAGDVRAKEYVSLLKSNDPVGFNIVDVLAWGSIGHIVAYYILATTSNGYDPKFF